A genomic segment from Deltaproteobacteria bacterium encodes:
- a CDS encoding adenylate/guanylate cyclase domain-containing protein, with translation MDDRDALCGVITASRRRRCALSRRPDAAGDASGRRLQGTGALRFRILVASARRDGRTGGSASMAVELAAVLQRHPWPASLRDTGVEWMWHWRFEVDAPPDVLWPHLSDTSRFNRALGLGRMQFEERDGALHGDGRNGFVRQQWIEEPWQWVAERELASIRVYARGLAYGSRVVYALAPNGRGGSELHVHFTWLPRGWYGRLALALGMRWLRRQYARATARLARELREASPHDRLLPAAAPPLDDAARARLDTLREQLYGAPVSRAVVDRLVDHVSTGDELELYRIRVVPLARRWGVDDGELLVACLYATRVGLLELSWDVVCPHCRGVRFEARSLGDVPVREACEACDVQFAIDADRALEITFHVHPSIRAVPKVFYCSAEPATKPHILVQQTVPAGQTRTVPTSLAAGRYRIRVRGRDGHRFLDVVAGGPAAVTWRASDGGDLRGGPGCELVLINDRDADARFVIESAGEDDDAVRPSRVFNLQDFRDLFSEQYLAADLQLSVGEQTILFTDMVGSTEFYGSRGDPDAFMEVKRHFTEVYAIVRRHRGCVVKTIGDAAMAAFSRPADAVAAAREVALRFGPHRTDTAIRLRVSINTGPCIAVNLNSGIDYFGGTVNMASKLQAKAGAGEVAIAAATCEAPGVRALLDELGAELEPDCLEHPALPAPLRLVRWKVAPAP, from the coding sequence ATGGATGACCGCGATGCACTGTGCGGGGTCATCACGGCGAGCCGACGACGGCGGTGTGCCCTGTCGCGCAGGCCCGACGCCGCCGGCGACGCGAGCGGGCGACGGCTGCAGGGGACTGGCGCGCTCCGATTTCGTATACTGGTCGCGTCCGCGCGCCGCGACGGACGGACAGGGGGATCAGCGAGCATGGCCGTCGAACTCGCCGCGGTGTTGCAGCGCCACCCGTGGCCGGCGTCGCTGCGCGATACCGGCGTGGAGTGGATGTGGCATTGGCGGTTCGAAGTCGACGCGCCGCCGGACGTGCTATGGCCGCACCTGTCCGACACGAGCCGATTCAACCGCGCGCTCGGCCTCGGGCGCATGCAGTTCGAGGAGCGCGACGGCGCGCTGCACGGCGACGGTCGCAACGGGTTCGTGCGCCAGCAGTGGATCGAGGAGCCGTGGCAGTGGGTGGCGGAACGTGAACTCGCATCGATTCGCGTCTACGCGCGCGGCCTCGCCTACGGGTCGCGCGTCGTCTACGCGCTGGCGCCCAACGGGCGCGGCGGCAGCGAGCTGCACGTTCACTTCACGTGGTTGCCGCGGGGATGGTACGGGCGGTTGGCGCTCGCCCTGGGTATGCGTTGGCTGCGGCGCCAGTACGCGCGCGCGACCGCGCGCCTCGCCCGCGAGCTGCGCGAAGCGTCGCCGCACGATCGGCTGCTGCCTGCGGCCGCGCCGCCGCTGGACGATGCCGCGCGCGCTCGCCTCGACACGTTGCGGGAACAACTGTATGGCGCACCCGTGTCGCGCGCCGTCGTCGATCGGCTCGTCGACCATGTGTCGACGGGTGACGAACTCGAGCTGTACCGCATTCGGGTCGTACCGCTGGCGCGCCGCTGGGGCGTCGACGACGGCGAGTTGTTGGTCGCCTGTCTGTACGCGACGCGCGTCGGCCTGCTCGAACTGAGCTGGGACGTCGTGTGTCCGCACTGTCGCGGCGTCCGGTTCGAGGCTCGGTCGCTGGGCGACGTGCCGGTGCGCGAGGCGTGCGAGGCGTGCGACGTCCAGTTCGCGATCGACGCGGATCGCGCGCTCGAGATCACGTTTCACGTCCACCCGTCGATCCGCGCCGTACCGAAGGTGTTCTACTGCAGCGCCGAGCCGGCGACCAAACCGCACATCCTGGTGCAGCAGACCGTCCCGGCGGGGCAGACGCGCACCGTGCCGACCTCGCTGGCGGCCGGCCGCTATCGGATTCGGGTGCGCGGTCGCGACGGCCATCGCTTCCTCGATGTCGTCGCGGGCGGGCCGGCGGCGGTAACCTGGCGCGCAAGCGACGGCGGCGATCTGCGCGGCGGACCGGGGTGCGAACTCGTGTTGATCAACGACCGCGACGCGGACGCGCGGTTCGTCATCGAGTCGGCCGGCGAGGACGACGACGCGGTGCGGCCGTCGCGCGTGTTCAATCTGCAGGACTTTCGCGACCTGTTTTCGGAGCAGTACCTGGCTGCCGATCTGCAACTGTCCGTCGGCGAGCAGACGATCCTATTTACCGACATGGTCGGCTCGACCGAGTTCTACGGCAGCCGCGGCGATCCGGACGCGTTCATGGAAGTGAAGCGCCACTTCACCGAGGTCTACGCGATCGTGCGGCGCCACCGCGGCTGCGTCGTAAAGACGATCGGCGACGCGGCGATGGCGGCGTTCAGCCGGCCGGCCGACGCGGTCGCCGCGGCGCGCGAGGTGGCGCTGCGCTTCGGCCCACACCGGACCGATACCGCGATTCGGCTGCGCGTGTCGATCAACACGGGACCGTGCATCGCCGTCAATCTCAACAGCGGCATCGACTATTTCGGCGGCACGGTGAACATGGCGTCGAAGCTGCAAGCGAAGGCCGGTGCGGGCGAGGTGGCGATCGCCGCCGCGACCTGCGAGGCGCCCGGCGTGCGCGCGCTGCTCGACGAACTGGGCGCCGAGTTGGAGCCGGACTGCCTGGAGCACCCCGCGCTGCCGGCGCCGCTGCGGCTCGTGCGGTGGAAGGTGGCGCCCGCGCCGTAG